The following is a genomic window from Acidobacteriota bacterium.
GGCCAGCTGCGGCCGGGCTTCCGCGGTCGACTTGTATAGGGTAGGGGGGTATGCTATCATCGCCGTCGTGCGGGCATGCCGCCCGCCGCGGAGGTTTCCCGACCATGCAGCCCCTCACGCTCAACGTGTCCGGCATGAGCTGCGGCCACTGCGTCGCGCGCGTCACCAGGACGCTCGAGGCGCTCGACGGCGTCGAGGTCGACGCCGTGGAGATCGGCCGCGCCGACGTACACTTCGATCCCGACGCCGCCACCGCCGACGCCATCGCGCGGGCGCTCGACGACATCGGCTTTCCCGCGACGCCCGCGGCGCGCTGAGGCCGCCGTGGCGTCCCCCACGCTGACGTCGCCCGTCGACGCGCCGGCCTCGCCTTCGTCCGCGAAGGTCGATATTCCCGTCGGCGGCATGACCTGCGCCGCGTGCCAGGCAGCCGTCCAGCGGGCGCTCGAGCGTCACCCGGGCGTCGCCGACGCCTCGGTGAACCTGATGCTCAAGAACGCGGCGGTGGT
Proteins encoded in this region:
- a CDS encoding heavy-metal-associated domain-containing protein — its product is MQPLTLNVSGMSCGHCVARVTRTLEALDGVEVDAVEIGRADVHFDPDAATADAIARALDDIGFPATPAAR